The proteins below come from a single Acidobacteriota bacterium genomic window:
- the mtgA gene encoding monofunctional biosynthetic peptidoglycan transglycosylase produces the protein MQPALPRRKGSRPILKFFVRWLLTGVALLWLLAALTLLAARWIDPPSTAVHDQRRLQAWIQGKPYHERYRFIPLEQISPDLQHAVVASEDARFYQHHGFDWHEIQIAAEDDLDGGRSRGASTITQQLVKNLFFGTGRSILRKGAEVTLVPVAELVLGKRRILEIYLNVVEWGPGIYGAEPACRYHYGTAARNIDRQQAARLAAILPAPLKRRPDRMNDASTRILERMRQMGW, from the coding sequence ATGCAGCCCGCCCTTCCGCGTCGAAAGGGATCCCGCCCAATCCTCAAGTTCTTTGTTCGATGGCTACTCACGGGTGTGGCACTCCTTTGGTTGCTGGCCGCGCTGACGTTGCTGGCCGCCCGGTGGATCGACCCGCCGTCAACGGCGGTGCATGACCAGCGCCGGTTGCAGGCCTGGATTCAGGGCAAGCCGTATCACGAACGCTACCGATTCATTCCGCTCGAGCAAATCTCGCCCGATCTCCAGCACGCGGTCGTCGCTTCGGAGGACGCGCGCTTCTACCAGCACCATGGGTTCGATTGGCACGAGATCCAAATCGCTGCCGAAGACGACCTGGATGGCGGGCGCTCGCGAGGCGCCTCCACCATTACGCAGCAACTCGTAAAGAACCTGTTCTTCGGAACCGGCCGCTCGATCCTCCGCAAGGGGGCGGAGGTCACACTGGTGCCGGTGGCCGAGCTTGTCCTCGGCAAGCGCCGCATTCTGGAGATTTACCTCAACGTGGTCGAATGGGGCCCGGGGATTTACGGTGCAGAGCCGGCGTGTCGTTACCACTACGGAACGGCCGCCCGGAATATCGACCGGCAACAGGCGGCCCGTCTCGCCGCGATTCTGCCGGCTCCCCTGAAGCGGCGGCCCGACCGCATGAACGACGCCAGCACGCGCATCCTCGAGCGGATGCGCCAGATGGGCTGGTAG
- a CDS encoding response regulator, with translation MPLKILIADDNATVRRLLRRTIEDNAELNICGEAENGRIAVEQVRQSNPDVVILDFQMPVMNGLEAAREIGRIAPKTTLVLFTLYAHAEVLKQAEAVGIRRVFSKPDSFSHLVAWLRTMAVVGPS, from the coding sequence ATGCCGCTCAAGATCCTCATCGCCGACGACAATGCAACTGTCCGGCGCCTGCTGCGAAGAACGATTGAGGACAATGCGGAACTGAATATTTGTGGAGAAGCTGAGAACGGCCGGATCGCCGTCGAGCAGGTCAGACAATCCAATCCAGATGTCGTGATCCTGGATTTCCAGATGCCGGTCATGAATGGACTGGAAGCGGCTCGTGAGATCGGGCGAATTGCTCCGAAAACCACGCTCGTGCTGTTCACCTTGTATGCCCACGCGGAGGTACTGAAACAAGCGGAGGCGGTCGGTATCCGCCGCGTTTTCTCAAAACCCGATTCCTTCTCCCATCTGGTCGCATGGCTACGAACCATGGCGGTGGTCGGACCGTCATGA
- a CDS encoding rRNA pseudouridine synthase → MPIERLQKIIAAAGVASRRKAEELITSGRVQVNGKMVTELGTKADSEQDHIRVDGKLLRGPERHTYIVLNKPKGYVTTVSDPENRPTVMDLIGGAKARLYPVGRLDWASEGLLLLTNDGALANGLMKASSSVPKVYVVKVAGQPDEGKIEKLRKGVSIAEKGGRRVRTAPAKIRLIRESDNPWFEVTIIEGRNRQVRKMFEEVGHHVEKIRRVQYGPLALDVPPGEFRSLTLEEISRLKAAASGTKVIPLSKPKVFPLSKPKVLPLSKPKVFSSERPQRHAPAKKFAVRKSVPGKVGARSKAPHGRPAPTHSRSRSR, encoded by the coding sequence ATGCCCATCGAACGTTTACAAAAGATCATCGCTGCTGCCGGAGTCGCTTCTCGCCGGAAGGCTGAGGAGCTGATTACGTCCGGACGCGTGCAGGTGAACGGCAAGATGGTCACCGAACTGGGCACGAAAGCTGACTCCGAGCAGGACCACATCCGCGTGGATGGCAAGTTGCTGCGGGGTCCGGAGCGCCATACCTACATCGTTCTGAATAAGCCGAAGGGTTATGTCACGACGGTGAGCGATCCCGAGAATCGGCCGACGGTGATGGATCTAATCGGCGGAGCCAAGGCGCGCCTGTATCCGGTGGGACGGCTGGATTGGGCTAGTGAAGGATTGCTGCTGCTGACGAACGATGGCGCGCTGGCCAACGGGCTAATGAAGGCGTCGTCAAGTGTGCCGAAGGTTTACGTGGTCAAAGTTGCGGGGCAGCCAGACGAAGGGAAGATCGAAAAGCTGCGCAAGGGAGTTTCGATCGCGGAGAAAGGTGGACGACGGGTGCGAACTGCGCCCGCGAAGATTCGACTGATCCGCGAGTCCGACAATCCCTGGTTCGAAGTGACGATTATCGAAGGGCGCAACCGCCAAGTCCGCAAAATGTTCGAAGAAGTCGGACACCATGTGGAGAAGATCCGGCGCGTGCAGTATGGTCCACTGGCGCTCGATGTGCCGCCGGGAGAATTTCGCAGCCTGACGCTGGAAGAGATTTCGCGCCTGAAGGCGGCGGCCTCGGGAACAAAGGTGATCCCGCTAAGCAAGCCAAAAGTATTCCCGCTCAGCAAACCAAAAGTATTGCCGCTTAGCAAACCAAAAGTATTCTCAAGCGAGCGCCCGCAGCGCCATGCACCCGCTAAGAAATTTGCGGTTCGCAAGTCAGTGCCGGGCAAGGTTGGAGCACGATCCAAGGCTCCGCATGGGCGGCCAGCGCCTACGCACTCGCGATCCCGCAGTCGCTAA